The sequence GCCGTGGCCTCCGGCCACCGGGCCTCCGGCTCGACCCGCCGCGCGCTCGGCCTGCACATCCCCCCGGCCCTGGTGCTCGGCTGGCGCGCCGCCTTCCACCGCCCGCTGCGCGCCTCGGCGGCCGTGGCCCGGCTGGCCGTCCCCCTCCTCCTCATCACCATCGCCCTCGGCGCCTGGGCCACCCTGGACCGCTTCACCGCCCACCCCGAGAGCGTCGGCCTGCCCGCCGCCCTCACCGCCCGCTCCGACACCCTCGGCGACCAGCAACTGCGCCACCTCCTCGCCGCGCAGCCCCGGGTGACCGCCTACCCGGGCGCCGAGGTCGAGGCCCTCGTACCGGGCCAGACCGGCACCATCACGCTGCGCGGGCTGGGAACGGGCGCGCACCCCTACCCGTTCACCGTCGCGGAGGGCCGCGCCGCCCGCGGCCCCGACGAAGCGGTCGCCGGCCAGGGACTGCTCGACCTCCTCGACGCCCAGGTCGGCGACTGGGTACGCATGACCGTCGCCGGGCAGCCGCATGTCCTGCACATCGTCGGCCGCAGCATCGAGCCGTCCGACAGCGGCCGGGTCATCTCCACCGGCCTGGACACCCTGCGCGACGGCGCCCCCCGGCTGCGCCCCGACTTCTACAACCTGGTCCTGCACCGCGGCGCCGACCGCGCCGCGGTCCGCGACGCCCTGACCAACGCGTCCGCCGGCCACCTGGAGGTCCGGGAAATCCCCAACCCCGCCGATCAGCTCACGATCGTCCGCGCCGTCATCATCGGCCTGATAGCCGTGCTCGTCCTGATCGGCCTGGCCGAACTGTCGGCCACCGTCGCCGCCGCCGTACGCGACCGCGGCCGCGACCTCCTCGCCCTCAGGGCCGTCGGCCTGACCCCCCGCCAGATAGCAGCCGTCATCGTCGCGGCCACCGTCTTCATCACCCTGACCGCCGCCCTCCCCGGCACCGCCCTCGGCGTCTGCGCCGCCGAATGGCTCATCAACCTCCAGGGCCACACCAGCGGCTGGGGCACCGGCATCGCCCAGCGCCCCGCCATCAGCACCCTGCTCCTGATCAACGCCACGGCGGTACTGGCCGCCGCCACGGTCTCGCTGCCCCCGGCCGTCCGCGCGGTGCGCCGCAAGTTGGTGGATTCGGCGGACGGGTTCTTCTGAGCCGGGCGCTCCGAGCCGGGGCGCCGAAGCCCCCTCCCGCCCTTGCTTCCCTTGCCCTCTCGTCCTCCTCCTTGCCCGCTCTTTTACTTGCCAACTCGACAAGTACTTGCCATCCTGGAAACAGTTGACCGGTAGGTGCAAGGGGGAGCGAGCCATGAGCGAAATCGCCGATGCCAGGGAGACCTTGGGGCGGGCGGCCGAGCTGGAAAAGCAGGTGCGGGCGCGAAGCGGCTGGTACGTGCGCTATCTGTGGATGTTCGCCGCCTGGCAACTGCTGCTCGTTCCGGCGGTCCTGCTGTGGCACGGTCCCGCCGCGTCGATAGGCGCCTCGGTGGGCAATGTGCTCGTGGTGATGGCGCTGAGCGCGTATGCCGCGCGGCAGCGCGTGGTGCGCCGTGGCTTCGCCCTCACGCACGGGATCGTGATGGCGTCCTGGGCCGTCCTCTACGTCCTGGCGCTGGTGCTCGGAGAAGCGGCCTTCACCGACAGCCCCGTCTTCGCCGCCGTGGCCGCCGTGGCGTGCGCGCTGCCGCTCGTCACGGGCGCCTTGCTGGAGCGGAGGCGGGCGGCGTGACCGGCGGGCAGGACCAGGGCGCGCCGCAGGCCGGGAACCACCCCCGGCACGACCTCGCCCCCCTGCTCAACGCACCCGTGCGCTTTTCGGTGGTGGCCGCCCTGGCGCCGGTGGAGAAGGCCGAGTTCGCCTTCGTACGCGATCTGGTCGAGGTCACCGACTCGGCCCTCTCCAAACAGGTGTCGCTGCTGGAGGAGGCGGGCTGGGTGCACATCGAAAAGGGCCGGGTCGGGCGGCGCCCGCGGACCTGGCTCTCGCTGACCTGCGAAGGACGGGCCGTCTACCAGCGCCATCTGGCGGCACTGAGGGCCATCGCCGCGGACATGGCTGCGCCACCCGGGTAGACCTCCACCGGTCCGGACCTCCGGCGTTATCCACAGGTCTGGCCGGGTTGTTCGGGGCCGCGTAACGTGACGAGGCATGAAGATCCTGATCAGCGCGGACATGGAAGGCGCAACGGGCGTGACCTGGCCCGCGGATGTGCTGCCGGGGACGCCGCAGTGGGAGCGCTGCCGGCAGATGTTCACCTCCGATGTGAATGCGGCGATCGCCGGGTTCTTCGAGGGCGGGGCCGATGAGGTGCTCGTCAATGAAGCGCACTGGACGATGCGCAATCTGCTGCTGGAGCAGCTCGACGAGCGGGCGCAGATGCTGACGGGGCGACACAAGTCGCTGAGCATGGTCGAGGGCGTCCAGCACGGCGACGTGGACGGCATCGCCTTCGTCGGCTACCACACCGGCGCGGGCACCGAAGGCGTCCTGGCGCACACCTATCTCGCCAACACCCTCACCGGGGTCTGGGTCGACGGCACCCGGGCCAGCGAGGGGTATCTCAACTCCCTTGTGGTGGCCGAGTACGGCGTGCCCGTCGTGCTGGTCACCGGCGACGACCGGACGTGTCAGGACGCCCTGGGGTATGCGCCGGACGCGCCAAGGGTGGCGGTCAAGGACTATGTGTCGCGGTATGCCGCGGTGTGCCGGCCCCCGGCCCGTACGGCCGCCGACATCCGGGCCGCGGCGAAGACGGGGGCGGCGCTGGCGGGGCGGCGCGAGCCGGTGCGGCGCGGGCCGCATCGCGTCGAGATGGAATTCGACGCCGAGCATCTGGTGGGCGCGGCGACGTGCGTGCCCGGCGTGGAGCGCAGCGGAGAGCGCCGCGTCGCGTATACCAGTCAGGACATGTATGAAGCCATCCGGTGCTTCAAGGCGGTCACCACCGTCGTCTCTTCCGCCGTGGAGGAACAATATGGCTGAGCAGCAGGGGGACCGCGCCGGACCCGTCGGCGTTCCCGAAACGGCCGGGTCCGCCAGGGTCGTCGGTCCCGCCCGGGCCGCCGACGCCGTCGCGCCCGTCGACCAGCAGGCCCTGGACGAAGTGGTCCGCTTCACCTCCGAGCTGATCCGTATCGACACCAGTAACGCCGGAGACGGCGCCTGCCAGGAGCGCCCGGCGGCCGAGTACGTCGCCGAGCGGTTGGCCGACGCCGGGCTCGAACCGACCCTGCTGGAGCGCACCAAGGGCCGTACGAACGTCGTCGCCCGGATCGCCGGCACGGACCCCGGGGCCGCGGCCCTGCTGGTGCACGGCCATCTGGACGTGGTGCCGGCCGAGCCCGCCGACTGGAGCGTGCACCCGTTCTCCGGGGAGGTGCGCGAGGGCGTGGTCTGGGGCCGCGGCGCGGTCGACATGAAGAACATGGACGCCATGGTGCTGGCCGTCGCCCGCAGCTGGGCGCGGGCCGGCGTCCGGCCGCGGCGCGATATCGTCCTGGCCTTCACCGCCGACGAGGAGGCCAGCGCCCACGACGGCTCGGGCTTCCTGGCGGACCATCACGCCGACCTCTTCGACGGCTGCACGGAAGGCATCAGCGAATCAGGGGCCTTCACCTTCCACGCGGGCGGCGGCATGCGGCTCTACCCGATCGCGGCGGGGGAGCGGGGGACGGCCTGGCTGAAGCTGACCGCCCGAGGGCAGGCGGGCCACGGCTCGAAGGTCAACCGCGCCAACGCGGTCAGCCGGCTGGCCGCCGCGGTGGCCCGGATCGGCGCGTACGAGTGGCCGGTCCGCCTCACCCCGACCGTGCGCGCCGCGCTGCGCGAACTGGCCGCCCTGCACGACCTCGACGTCGATGTCGCCGCGCCCGACTTCGACGTCGATGCGCTGCTGGCCAAGCTCGGCCCGTGCGCCAAGCTGGTCGAGCCGACGGTCCGCAACAGCGCCAACCCGACGATGCTGGAGGCCGGTTACAAGGTCAATGTGATCCCGGGCAGCGCCGTCGCCTATGTGGACGGCCGGGTCGTGCCCGGCGGCGAGGCGGAGTTCCGCACCACCATGGACGCCCTCACCGGAGCCGAGGTGACCTGGGACTACCACCACGGCGAGGTCGCGCTGGAGGCATCGCTGGAGTCCCCGACGTACGCCGCGATGCGGGCCTCGGTCGAGCGGTTCGACCCGCAGGGCCATGTCGTCCCGTACTGCATGTCCGGGGGCACGGACGCCAAGCAGTTCTCCCGGCTGGGCATCGCCGGCTATGGCTTCTCGCCGCTCAAACTGCCCGTGGAATTCGACTATCAGGCGCTGTTCCACGGCGTGGACGAACGGGTGCCGGAGGAGGCTCTGCACTTCGGCGTCCGGGTCCTCGACGATTTCCTGAGACGGGCTTAGGACAGGATCCGGGGCAGGACCGGGGACAGGCCCCACGGCGCGCCCGCGGGCAGGCGGAGCGCGCAGGACCGTACGGCGGGCACCCACGCGGTGCCGGGTGAAGGAGGAACAGCAGCATGGTGACCACGGCTCCGTACGGCGCCTGGCCGTCGCCGATCGACGCCCGGACGGTGGCGTCCCATGACGGCCGGCCGACGTTCGTCGGCGTGGTCGGCGACGAGGTCTGGTGGACCGAGCCCCGCCCCGCCGAGGGCGGCCGCCGCGCGCTGATGCGCAGACGGGCGGACGGCACCGTGGAATCGCCGCTGCCCGCACCGTGGAACGTCCGCAGCCGGGTGCTGGAGTACGGCGGCCAGCCCTGGGCCGGTACGGTCACCGAGCGCGGCCCCCTCGTGGTCTTCAGTGACTTCGCCGACCAGCGGCTGTACGCCTACGAGCCGGACAGCGGCGCCGCGCCGCGCCCGCTGACCCCCGTCTCCGTGGTCGGCGGCGGACTGCGCTGGGCGGATCCGGTGCTGCGCCCCGAGCTCGGCGAGGTGTGGTGCGTCCTGGAAGAGTTCACCGGCCCGCGGCCGACGGATGTGCGCCGAGTGATCGCCGCCGTGCCGCTGGATGGATCCGCCGCCGAACAGCGCGCCTCGGTAAGGGAGTTGAGCGACTACCGGCATCGTTTCGTCACCGGCCCGCGGATCTCCCCGGACGGGCGGCGGGCGGCCTGGATCGCCTGGGACCACCCCCAGATGCCCTGGGACGGGACGCTGGTGATGCTGGCCGAGATCACCGCCAAGGGGGAGTTCGCCGATGTCCGGCCGCTCGTCGGCGACCTCGGCCCGACCGCGCCCGGCGGCGGCGAGAGCGGCGAGTCCGTCGCGCAGATCGAATGGGCCGCCGACGGCTCGCTGCTGTTCGCCTCCGACCTCAGCGGATGGTGGGAGCTCCAGCGCCTCGACCCGGACGCGCAGGGCGACGGCGTGGTGGCGAGCCGGGGCCTGTGCCCGGCCCGGGAGGAGGAGTTCGGCGGCCCGCTGTGGACCATCGGGCAGCGCTGGTTCCTGCCGCTGGACAACGGCACCCTGGCCGTCCTCCACGGCCGCGGCACCACCGCCCTCGGCATCCTCGACCCCGTCTCGGGAGAGCTGGTGGACGCGGCGGGACCCTGGACGGAATGGGCCCCCACCCTCGCCGTCCACGGCAGCCGCGTCATCGGCATCGCCGCCGGCCCGCGCCGCTCCTACGAAATCGTCGAGCTGGACACCTGCACCGGCCGCGCCCGGCCCCTCGCCGCCGAACACACCGACGTCGTGGACCCGGCCTACTACCCGCAGCCGCAGAGCCGCACCTTCGCGGGCCCCGACGGGCGCGACGTCCACGCCCATGTCTATCCGCCGCACCACCCCCAATACGCCGCCCCCGAGGGCGAGTTGCCGCCCTATGTGGTGTGGGTGCACGGCGGCCCGACCAGCCACTCCCCCCTGGTGCTCGATCTGGAGCTGGCCTATTTCACCTCCCGCGGCATCGGCGTCGCCGTGGTCAACTACGGCGGTTCCACGGGCTACGGCAGGCAGTACCGCGAACGGCTGCGCGGGCAGTGGGGCGTGGTGGACGTCGAGGACTGCGCCGCCGTCGCCCGTGCGCTGGCCGACGAGGGCAGCGCCGACCCCGCCCGGCTGGCGATCCGCGGCGGCAGCGCCGGCGGCTGGACCACCGCCGCCTCGCTCACCACCACCGACCTCTACGCCTGCGGCACCATCAGCTACCCCATCCTGGACCTGGCCGGCTGGGCCACCGGCGAGACCCATGACTTCGAATCGCAGTATCTGGAGTCGCTGGTCGGCCCGTTCGCCGAGGTGCCGGAGCGCTATCGCGAGCGCTCGCCGCTGCACCGGGCGGACCGGATCACCGCGCCGTTCCTGCTGCTCCAGGGGATGGATGACGTGATCTGCCCGCCCGTGCAGTGCGATCGGTTCCTTGCCGAGGTGGAGGGGCGCGGCATACCGCATGCGTATCTCACCTTCGCCGGTGAGGGGCATGGCTTTCGTCGTGCCCAGACCATCGTTCGGGCTGTGGAGGCCGAGCTGTCGCTCTATGCGCAGACCTTTGGGTTTGTTCGGGATGACGTTCCGGGGGTGGCGTTGCGCGGATGATGCCGGTCCGCTGCGCTGTGCCGCCTCCCGCGTTGTCGGCCGTCCCGCCGCGGTTTCGTCTCGCCGTGACTCCCCCAGCTAACGCTGGGAGGTACCCCCAGCGGCGGGCGTGGGTGGGAGGGAGGGGCCAGTGGGGGCGGGTGTGGTGTGTCACGTACGCGTACCCGCTGGTTTTGAATTCGGCCTGGTCAGCGCTGAACTGACGTGCCATCAAGAACCGCTGTCAGGGTCGTTGACATGTCCGTTACTCGTGTCACACCATGAGGCGCTGCTACCGACTGGTTGGTACGGCCATCCTTGTGGAGGTCCTTCGTGCCCAGCGTGTCCCGTGCCGCGTCCCGCTCCGTACTCCGCACTTCACTCGCCCTGCTGGCAAGCACCGCACTCGCCGCGCCCCTCGCCCTGACCGCCCCCGTACACGCATCCGCCACCGACCCGTACACCGTCTCCGCGCTGAAGGTGACCGTCCGCGCCGGCGACCGCACCTGCTCTCTGGACGCGGACATCTACCGCCCCTCCGGCGTCGACGCCGCACACCCGGCGCCCGCAGTCCTGACCACCAACGGCTTCGGCGGCAGCAAGGCGGACGGCTCGACCGACGCCATCGCCAAGGCGCTCGCGGCCCGCGGCTATGTCGCCCTGGCCTACTCCGGCCTCGGCTTCGGCAAAAGCGGCTGCCCGATCTCCCTCGACGACCCCAGGATCGACGGCCGGGCCGCGAGCGGGCTGGTCGATCTGCTGGCCGGAACGCGCGCGGCCGACGACGGCACCCGGGTCGACTACGTCACCCAGGACGGCAGCGGCGATCCCCGGGTCGGCATGATCGGCGGCTCGTACGGCGGCGCGATCCAGATGGCGACCGCGTCCGTCGACCACCGTATCGACGCGCTGATTCCGCTGATCACCTGGAACGACCTCTCCTACTCCCTCGACCCCAACAACGCCGGGGGCGCAGCCGGGCCGGTCCCCGGCGCCTACAAGTACGAGTGGACGAACGGCTTCTTCCTGATCGGCGAGGCGCAGGGGCTGCTCCATCCGAGCCTGGCCGCCTCGCGGTGGGGCGGTGCGGGCTGTCTGCACTTCGTCGCGCCGGTCTGTGAGACCAAGCGGCTGCTGGATTCCCGGCGGTATCCGGCAGGGCGGACCGCCGCCATGCTCGCCTATGTGCGCAGCGTCTCCCCGGTCTCGTATCTGCGGTCGGTCAAGGCGCCGACGCTGCTGGTGCAGGGCCAGGACGACACCCTCTTCAACCTCAACGAGGCCGCCGCCACCTACCGCACCCTCACCGCGCAGGGCACCCCGGCCAAGATGATCTGGCAGTCCTGGGGCCACAGCGGCGGAATGAAGAACCCGGCACCGGGTGAACTGAACCTGGGCAAGGGGGACTTGGAGAGCAGCTACGTCGGCGGGCGGATCCTGGCCTGGTTCGACCGCTATCTGCACCACCGCAAGGGGGCGCCCACCGGGCCGGCCTTCGCCTACTACCGGGACTGGGCCACCGAGGGGCCGACGTATGCGACCTCGTCCCGCTTCCCCGTGGGCGCCGGCCAGAAGCTCTATCTCTCCGGTGACGGCAGGCTCGTCGACGACCGTACGGAGGTGGCGCGCGGCAGCCGCACCTACCGCAACCACCTGCTGCCCACCAGCCATTCGGAGAACCCGGCGGCCGGTCTGCTCGGGCTGCCCGACCTCGCGCCGTACGACGGGAGGGGCACCTTTCTGGGCTGGACCTCCGCCCCGGTGGCCGAGGGGAGGCCGGTCGATGTGGTGGGCGCGCCCAGGGTGACGCTGAAGGTGATCTCGCCGCGGACCGAGCGGGTGCAGAACTCCTCCGATGCGGCCGACAAGCTGGTGCTCTTCGCCAAGCTCTACGACGTGGCGCCGGATGGCTCGAAGAGGCTGGTGCACCGGCTGATCGCCCCGGCCCGGGTGCCCGATGTGACCCGGCAGTTCACCGTGGAACTCCCGGCCATCGTGCACCGTTACGAGCCGGGGCACCGCCTGCGCCTGGTGATCGCCGCGAGCGATACGGCGTACGCAGGCAATCGCGGGGTGAAGCCGGTGACGGTCACCAGCGCGCCCGAGGACACCGGGGTCCTCGAACTTCCCGTTACCCAGGGGGCGTTCGGGTAGCGCGGTGCAGCCGGGGGCGCTGCGGTTACGGATAGTGGATAGCGATGGTGTGGATGTCGTGAGGGCAAAGGGCCGTTGGGGGAAAAGTCAGTGGGGACGCGTCATACGGGCGTCATGACCGGGTGGTCTGACGTCCGGACGGTCGTTGCGAACCGACGGCCCTTGCGGTCAGTCAGGCGTCATCGACCGTGATCGCCCGCACCGGGCAGGCGCGGGCGGCCTCTCGTGCGAGCGGGTCGCCCGCGCCGTCCTCGCGGCCGGGCAGCACCTGACCGAAACCGTCGTCGTCCTGGGTGAACACCCTCGGCGCGGTCAGGGCGCACTGCCCGGAGCCGATGCACACGTCCTGGTCAATGGCGATCCGCATACCGGACCCCTTTCGCTCGTCCACGGTCACCGGTGGCACCTACCAGGCCACCGGCAGTTCGATCATGCCTTGCAGGGTGTCGCCGGGTTTGAACGGAATCTCGGCGGCGGGCGCGGCGAGCCGCAGATCCGGGATGCGGGTGAACAGCGAGCCCAGCGCGATCTCCATCTCCGCGCGGGCGAGATTCTGGCCCAGGCACTGGTGCACGCCGAAACCGAAGGCCACATGATGGCGCGCGGAGCGGTCCCAGTCCAGAGCGTCCGGCTCCGGATACGCCGTGGCGTCCCGGTTGATCAGGGAGGTGGGGAACAGCACCCCGTCGTCGGCGCGAATGGTCACGCCGCCGATCTCGATGTCCTCCGTCGCCACCCGCACC is a genomic window of Streptomyces gilvosporeus containing:
- a CDS encoding M20/M25/M40 family metallo-hydrolase encodes the protein MAEQQGDRAGPVGVPETAGSARVVGPARAADAVAPVDQQALDEVVRFTSELIRIDTSNAGDGACQERPAAEYVAERLADAGLEPTLLERTKGRTNVVARIAGTDPGAAALLVHGHLDVVPAEPADWSVHPFSGEVREGVVWGRGAVDMKNMDAMVLAVARSWARAGVRPRRDIVLAFTADEEASAHDGSGFLADHHADLFDGCTEGISESGAFTFHAGGGMRLYPIAAGERGTAWLKLTARGQAGHGSKVNRANAVSRLAAAVARIGAYEWPVRLTPTVRAALRELAALHDLDVDVAAPDFDVDALLAKLGPCAKLVEPTVRNSANPTMLEAGYKVNVIPGSAVAYVDGRVVPGGEAEFRTTMDALTGAEVTWDYHHGEVALEASLESPTYAAMRASVERFDPQGHVVPYCMSGGTDAKQFSRLGIAGYGFSPLKLPVEFDYQALFHGVDERVPEEALHFGVRVLDDFLRRA
- a CDS encoding S9 family peptidase — protein: MVTTAPYGAWPSPIDARTVASHDGRPTFVGVVGDEVWWTEPRPAEGGRRALMRRRADGTVESPLPAPWNVRSRVLEYGGQPWAGTVTERGPLVVFSDFADQRLYAYEPDSGAAPRPLTPVSVVGGGLRWADPVLRPELGEVWCVLEEFTGPRPTDVRRVIAAVPLDGSAAEQRASVRELSDYRHRFVTGPRISPDGRRAAWIAWDHPQMPWDGTLVMLAEITAKGEFADVRPLVGDLGPTAPGGGESGESVAQIEWAADGSLLFASDLSGWWELQRLDPDAQGDGVVASRGLCPAREEEFGGPLWTIGQRWFLPLDNGTLAVLHGRGTTALGILDPVSGELVDAAGPWTEWAPTLAVHGSRVIGIAAGPRRSYEIVELDTCTGRARPLAAEHTDVVDPAYYPQPQSRTFAGPDGRDVHAHVYPPHHPQYAAPEGELPPYVVWVHGGPTSHSPLVLDLELAYFTSRGIGVAVVNYGGSTGYGRQYRERLRGQWGVVDVEDCAAVARALADEGSADPARLAIRGGSAGGWTTAASLTTTDLYACGTISYPILDLAGWATGETHDFESQYLESLVGPFAEVPERYRERSPLHRADRITAPFLLLQGMDDVICPPVQCDRFLAEVEGRGIPHAYLTFAGEGHGFRRAQTIVRAVEAELSLYAQTFGFVRDDVPGVALRG
- a CDS encoding M55 family metallopeptidase yields the protein MKILISADMEGATGVTWPADVLPGTPQWERCRQMFTSDVNAAIAGFFEGGADEVLVNEAHWTMRNLLLEQLDERAQMLTGRHKSLSMVEGVQHGDVDGIAFVGYHTGAGTEGVLAHTYLANTLTGVWVDGTRASEGYLNSLVVAEYGVPVVLVTGDDRTCQDALGYAPDAPRVAVKDYVSRYAAVCRPPARTAADIRAAAKTGAALAGRREPVRRGPHRVEMEFDAEHLVGAATCVPGVERSGERRVAYTSQDMYEAIRCFKAVTTVVSSAVEEQYG
- a CDS encoding winged helix-turn-helix domain-containing protein, yielding MTGGQDQGAPQAGNHPRHDLAPLLNAPVRFSVVAALAPVEKAEFAFVRDLVEVTDSALSKQVSLLEEAGWVHIEKGRVGRRPRTWLSLTCEGRAVYQRHLAALRAIAADMAAPPG
- a CDS encoding ferredoxin produces the protein MRIAIDQDVCIGSGQCALTAPRVFTQDDDGFGQVLPGREDGAGDPLAREAARACPVRAITVDDA
- a CDS encoding alpha/beta fold hydrolase, with translation MSRAASRSVLRTSLALLASTALAAPLALTAPVHASATDPYTVSALKVTVRAGDRTCSLDADIYRPSGVDAAHPAPAVLTTNGFGGSKADGSTDAIAKALAARGYVALAYSGLGFGKSGCPISLDDPRIDGRAASGLVDLLAGTRAADDGTRVDYVTQDGSGDPRVGMIGGSYGGAIQMATASVDHRIDALIPLITWNDLSYSLDPNNAGGAAGPVPGAYKYEWTNGFFLIGEAQGLLHPSLAASRWGGAGCLHFVAPVCETKRLLDSRRYPAGRTAAMLAYVRSVSPVSYLRSVKAPTLLVQGQDDTLFNLNEAAATYRTLTAQGTPAKMIWQSWGHSGGMKNPAPGELNLGKGDLESSYVGGRILAWFDRYLHHRKGAPTGPAFAYYRDWATEGPTYATSSRFPVGAGQKLYLSGDGRLVDDRTEVARGSRTYRNHLLPTSHSENPAAGLLGLPDLAPYDGRGTFLGWTSAPVAEGRPVDVVGAPRVTLKVISPRTERVQNSSDAADKLVLFAKLYDVAPDGSKRLVHRLIAPARVPDVTRQFTVELPAIVHRYEPGHRLRLVIAASDTAYAGNRGVKPVTVTSAPEDTGVLELPVTQGAFG